A section of the Anabaena cylindrica PCC 7122 genome encodes:
- a CDS encoding bifunctional sterol desaturase/short chain dehydrogenase, translating into MRLAENLTMDWVLVNTCIQFTLWGCCSLLLAEILRDSYHALCHQFTWLAKWHNKHHAAYRRDLTLVSQKAYTDSQLYHDIVESIILVVMLTAVALVAQQWGLWLGVAYAVTFLYGASLRYFQGTIDTDYNHLPGPLESIPSVWLVNRSYHWRHHFDDVNAYYSGVFPLVDKVLGTGLSLKGKTVALTGASGALGKALVGELLKHNAKVVALSTNPDKIQAQTGLKVLAWELGNEAQLKASLEKVDILIINHGVNVYSDRTSEAIQNSYQVNTFSALRLIDIFSTTVTGPEAKATKEIWVNTSEAEVSPALSPLYELSKRALGDLITLKRLDGVCVIRKLILGPFKSQLNPYGVMSPPQVARGIMFLAKRDFRNIIVTVNPLTYLLFPVKELSAWLYYRIFSKSVKVK; encoded by the coding sequence ATGAGACTGGCTGAAAACTTAACAATGGACTGGGTTTTAGTAAATACCTGTATACAGTTTACTCTTTGGGGGTGTTGTTCCCTGTTACTGGCGGAAATATTAAGAGATAGTTACCATGCTTTGTGTCACCAATTTACCTGGCTGGCAAAATGGCATAATAAGCACCATGCAGCTTACCGTCGGGATTTAACCTTGGTTTCCCAGAAGGCTTACACAGATTCCCAGTTGTATCACGATATAGTCGAGTCGATTATACTGGTAGTTATGTTAACAGCAGTAGCCTTAGTTGCCCAGCAATGGGGATTATGGTTGGGAGTTGCGTATGCGGTAACTTTTTTATATGGTGCGTCTTTGCGATATTTCCAAGGGACTATTGACACAGACTATAACCATTTACCAGGCCCCTTAGAAAGTATTCCTTCCGTTTGGTTGGTGAATCGAAGTTACCATTGGCGACATCATTTTGATGATGTTAATGCTTATTACAGTGGTGTTTTTCCTCTCGTGGATAAAGTATTAGGAACAGGACTTTCTCTTAAAGGTAAAACTGTTGCTTTAACTGGTGCGTCAGGTGCTTTAGGAAAAGCATTAGTAGGGGAATTACTCAAGCACAATGCCAAAGTCGTAGCATTAAGTACTAATCCTGATAAAATACAGGCGCAAACTGGGTTAAAAGTACTTGCTTGGGAATTGGGTAATGAAGCCCAACTCAAAGCCAGCCTAGAGAAAGTGGATATTTTAATTATCAATCATGGTGTGAACGTTTATAGCGATCGCACTTCGGAAGCAATTCAAAACTCCTATCAAGTCAATACCTTTTCAGCTTTGCGGTTGATTGATATATTTTCTACCACTGTCACAGGCCCAGAAGCCAAAGCAACCAAAGAAATTTGGGTGAATACCTCGGAAGCGGAGGTTTCCCCAGCTTTGAGTCCCCTCTATGAACTCAGCAAAAGAGCATTAGGTGATCTGATTACTCTCAAGCGGTTAGATGGGGTTTGTGTAATTCGCAAATTAATTTTAGGGCCGTTCAAAAGTCAACTCAATCCGTATGGTGTGATGTCACCACCCCAAGTCGCACGGGGTATTATGTTTTTAGCCAAGCGGGATTTTAGAAATATTATTGTCACAGTGAATCCGCTAACTTATTTGTTGTTTCCAGTGAAGGAATTGAGTGCATGGTTGTACTATCGTATTTTTAGTAAGTCAGTGAAGGTTAAGTAA
- a CDS encoding helix-turn-helix domain-containing protein, with product MSFSSNPHKVSDIYDAHESKFLTPFQRKVLIKNLQANLQPEYRRRIEIMLLADMGKSQSHICEIIGCSQEMARYWIGIAEAGMAHKWNERRIGRPKTVNNQYIDRLKELVSHSPREYGYAFGYWTAQWLSKHLANELGIEISDRHINRLLKQMGLSTKRKSSHQTKNNPNQDTGITICDLQSNSEPSLHWSFNLIQTNN from the coding sequence ATGTCATTCTCTTCTAATCCACACAAAGTTTCTGATATTTACGATGCACATGAAAGCAAGTTTTTAACACCTTTTCAGCGTAAAGTGCTGATTAAAAACTTGCAAGCTAATCTACAGCCAGAATATCGACGTAGGATTGAAATTATGTTGTTAGCAGATATGGGGAAATCTCAATCTCATATTTGTGAAATTATTGGTTGTTCTCAGGAAATGGCGAGGTATTGGATAGGTATAGCTGAGGCTGGTATGGCACATAAGTGGAATGAACGGAGAATCGGTAGACCAAAGACTGTTAATAATCAATACATTGATAGATTGAAGGAATTAGTAAGTCATAGTCCGCGTGAATATGGCTATGCTTTTGGTTATTGGACTGCTCAATGGTTAAGTAAACATCTAGCAAATGAATTGGGGATTGAAATTAGCGATCGCCATATTAATCGCCTACTTAAACAAATGGGACTTTCTACTAAACGTAAAAGTTCCCACCAAACAAAAAATAATCCAAATCAGGATACTGGCATTACAATTTGTGATTTGCAATCTAACTCCGAACCTAGTTTGCATTGGTCATTTAATTTAATTCAGACCAATAACTAA
- a CDS encoding AAA family ATPase, which yields MFLSIDQIRESLKYLEKVDSFWGITFLKFKQLQLPVDNTIKISLYSEIQDFLEKNYKPCKESAFSYRCFRLSKNQKRWMELDRYAKFIIQDIRKKTFIEALIDKVFEKEWGWKDNYIEILKSCLSQYDNQVISIFHLAVWIYREKEWTSETTAESIIENLKNVFLLNEQEINQLFDIAIPENINVNQLFQDKVVSWEELKTVIGKPPDVLPEEGTLTYLEIQGVGAASKLCFEPAEQLNLITGDNGLGKTFLLECAWWALTGQWANLPAYPMQTISEDEPKIIFEISGDSESDKESISYDWQLQRWNEIKNRSTIPGLVIYARVDGSFAVWDTAKQYLSFSSRVQDIKKVPLPFVFTKDELWNGQKDENGNTFINGLLQDWIQWQSRPDKYPFNTLVKVLERLSPPSEGDLGILKPGEPVRLPYDAREIPTIEHPYGTVPIIHASAGVQRIITMAYLIVWAWEEHKIQSKLIRIEPQKRMVILVDELEAHLHPQWQRAILPALLDVRDDLAADLQVQIMVATHSPLVMASVEPRFDEKIDKLFSLELVKSDLLGNEVQIEELPFIRQGVVDSWLMSDVFKLRQPRSLEAEKTLNAAKSLQFSDNPDSESVAKVSEELKRYLAEDDEFWPRWVYFAERHGVEL from the coding sequence ATGTTCCTTAGTATTGACCAAATCAGAGAGTCTCTTAAATATTTAGAAAAGGTCGATTCTTTTTGGGGAATTACTTTTTTAAAATTTAAGCAATTACAATTACCAGTAGATAATACTATTAAAATATCGCTATATTCAGAGATTCAAGATTTTTTAGAGAAAAACTATAAACCCTGTAAGGAATCAGCATTTTCTTATAGATGTTTTCGTTTATCAAAAAATCAAAAAAGATGGATGGAACTTGATAGATATGCAAAGTTCATTATACAAGATATTCGTAAAAAAACATTTATAGAAGCCTTGATTGACAAAGTCTTTGAAAAAGAATGGGGTTGGAAAGATAACTATATCGAAATCTTAAAATCTTGTTTATCTCAATATGATAATCAAGTAATTTCAATTTTTCATTTAGCTGTTTGGATCTATCGTGAAAAAGAATGGACATCTGAAACAACAGCAGAAAGCATTATTGAAAATCTCAAAAATGTTTTTTTATTAAATGAACAAGAAATCAATCAATTATTTGATATTGCTATCCCTGAAAATATTAATGTAAACCAGCTTTTTCAAGATAAAGTAGTGTCTTGGGAAGAATTAAAAACTGTTATTGGTAAACCTCCAGATGTTCTACCCGAAGAAGGCACTTTAACTTATTTAGAAATACAAGGTGTAGGTGCTGCAAGTAAACTTTGTTTTGAACCAGCAGAACAACTGAATTTAATTACAGGTGATAATGGACTAGGTAAAACTTTTTTACTAGAGTGTGCATGGTGGGCTTTAACTGGACAGTGGGCAAATTTACCAGCATATCCAATGCAAACTATAAGTGAAGATGAACCTAAAATTATTTTTGAAATTTCTGGAGATTCTGAATCTGATAAAGAAAGTATTTCTTATGATTGGCAACTTCAAAGATGGAATGAAATTAAAAATCGCTCAACTATTCCCGGTCTTGTAATTTATGCCAGAGTAGATGGTTCTTTTGCCGTATGGGACACAGCAAAGCAGTATTTGTCATTTTCATCTCGTGTTCAAGATATTAAGAAAGTACCACTTCCTTTTGTGTTTACTAAAGATGAGTTATGGAATGGTCAAAAAGATGAAAATGGCAATACTTTTATTAATGGATTATTACAAGATTGGATTCAATGGCAAAGTAGACCAGATAAATATCCATTTAACACCTTAGTAAAAGTATTAGAACGTTTATCTCCTCCCTCTGAAGGTGATTTAGGAATTTTAAAACCGGGAGAACCTGTCAGACTGCCTTATGATGCTAGAGAAATTCCCACCATAGAACACCCTTATGGAACTGTTCCCATTATTCATGCTTCGGCAGGGGTTCAGCGGATAATTACAATGGCTTATTTGATAGTTTGGGCTTGGGAAGAACATAAAATACAATCAAAACTTATCCGCATAGAACCACAGAAGAGAATGGTTATTTTAGTAGATGAGTTAGAAGCGCATCTTCACCCCCAATGGCAAAGGGCTATTTTACCTGCTTTGTTAGATGTCAGAGATGATTTAGCTGCTGATTTACAAGTACAAATCATGGTTGCTACTCATTCTCCTTTAGTAATGGCATCTGTAGAACCTAGATTTGATGAAAAAATTGATAAGTTATTTAGTCTAGAACTAGTGAAAAGCGATTTATTAGGTAATGAAGTCCAAATTGAGGAACTTCCTTTTATACGTCAAGGTGTGGTAGATTCTTGGTTAATGTCTGATGTTTTTAAATTGCGTCAACCTCGTTCCTTGGAAGCAGAAAAGACATTAAATGCTGCCAAATCTTTGCAGTTTTCAGATAATCCTGACTCGGAATCTGTAGCAAAAGTATCAGAGGAATTGAAAAGGTATTTAGCAGAAGATGATGAGTTTTGGCCAAGATGGGTTTATTTTGCAGAAAGGCATGGAGTAGAGTTGTGA